A region from the Brachyspira hampsonii genome encodes:
- a CDS encoding outer membrane protein has product MKFLIRKFLIISIFTACFTNMLMSMDIGAYLAPKFLFEIEDSGIEKENSSKNIQNLYIGGGLAIGYNFNVLHKYSTVRVEFEYLYRNPLPANVYVSTINTMQAHSFLAAAYYDFYFWYVDYNNSDSVISTFHNGKRPVMSVYAGFLIGGELNTYIINNNFEYNGLIKTSTYFNEFQFIYGFGGGLAFHVTPLVSVDLGYRIILNTKTQSNHDIVASVRFNF; this is encoded by the coding sequence ATGAAGTTTTTAATAAGAAAATTTTTGATTATCTCTATATTTACCGCATGTTTTACTAATATGCTTATGTCTATGGATATAGGAGCTTATTTAGCACCAAAATTTTTATTTGAAATAGAAGATTCCGGAATAGAAAAAGAAAACAGCAGTAAGAATATACAAAATTTATATATCGGCGGCGGGCTTGCTATAGGTTATAATTTTAATGTACTTCATAAATATTCAACAGTGAGAGTTGAATTTGAGTATTTATACAGAAATCCATTACCGGCAAATGTATATGTATCTACTATAAATACTATGCAGGCTCATAGTTTTTTGGCAGCTGCTTATTATGATTTTTATTTTTGGTATGTAGATTATAATAATTCTGATTCTGTGATAAGCACATTTCATAATGGAAAAAGACCTGTTATGTCAGTTTATGCTGGTTTTTTAATCGGCGGAGAATTGAACACTTATATTATAAATAACAACTTTGAATATAATGGACTTATTAAAACAAGCACTTATTTTAATGAATTTCAATTTATTTATGGATTCGGCGGCGGTTTGGCATTTCATGTAACTCCATTAGTCAGTGTGGATTTGGGGTATAGGATTATATTAAATACTAAAACACAGTCTAATCATGATATAGTAGCTTCGGTAAGGTTTAATTTTTAG
- a CDS encoding HIRAN domain-containing protein has product MDKNTEHITCLINHEESFKRIIINRNYKTKRYYIDFFVAGYKYNNGKDVIDLLLKNEPINLLRDITNPYDRFAIAIYDRSFDFRLGYVPSIISPLISYKLEDKRNKVYARIKNVKLDAIDECKIEIRVFIDIDKNKKKAV; this is encoded by the coding sequence ATGGATAAAAATACAGAGCATATCACTTGTTTAATTAATCATGAAGAGAGCTTTAAAAGGATTATTATAAATAGGAATTACAAAACAAAAAGATACTATATAGATTTTTTTGTTGCAGGATACAAATATAATAACGGAAAAGATGTTATAGATTTATTACTTAAAAATGAGCCTATAAATTTACTTCGTGATATAACAAATCCTTATGATAGATTTGCTATAGCTATTTATGACAGAAGTTTTGATTTTAGGCTTGGATATGTTCCGAGTATTATCTCTCCTTTAATATCATATAAACTAGAGGATAAAAGAAATAAAGTATATGCTAGGATAAAGAATGTAAAATTAGATGCTATAGATGAGTGTAAAATAGAAATAAGGGTATTTATAGATATAGATAAAAATAAGAAAAAAGCTGTATGA
- a CDS encoding leucine-rich repeat domain-containing protein, giving the protein MKNNIKYFLIIFLLLIVSCSNYKLVNPFGSDSNTSVDSETTVTEDDFISGPDATDFDIEYNMRMYKEKFGIYKIIVSGDISKTSTLTDVKKIIDKNYYKDAKAEIEVDLTKTTLTEIAADAFKDSITLKAIYLPADAASIKSAAFSGCTALSTVSLNDKLTTIEANAFNGCTALISISLPESLTDLEASSFDGCTELANLEYLGTETTTINTVSLTGVNKLINLYLPNVQKDPGDGSWDSFLGIKWTQKNYGSSIKK; this is encoded by the coding sequence ATGAAAAACAACATTAAATATTTTTTAATCATATTTTTACTACTTATTGTTTCATGCAGTAATTATAAACTCGTTAATCCTTTTGGTTCTGATTCTAATACTTCTGTTGATTCTGAGACTACCGTTACTGAAGATGATTTTATATCAGGACCTGATGCAACCGATTTTGATATAGAATATAATATGAGAATGTATAAAGAAAAATTTGGTATATACAAAATAATCGTATCAGGAGATATATCAAAAACTAGTACATTAACTGATGTAAAAAAAATAATAGATAAAAACTACTACAAAGATGCTAAAGCTGAAATAGAGGTAGATTTGACTAAAACAACTTTAACAGAAATAGCAGCTGATGCTTTTAAAGACAGTATAACTTTAAAAGCAATATACCTGCCTGCTGATGCCGCTTCTATAAAATCAGCAGCTTTTAGCGGATGTACTGCACTTTCTACAGTTAGCTTAAATGATAAATTAACTACAATTGAGGCCAATGCTTTTAATGGATGTACAGCATTGATATCTATATCCTTACCTGAATCATTAACTGATTTAGAAGCAAGTAGTTTTGACGGCTGTACTGAGCTTGCAAATTTAGAATATTTAGGAACAGAAACGACTACTATTAATACTGTATCATTAACAGGTGTGAATAAATTAATAAATTTATATCTTCCAAATGTTCAAAAAGATCCTGGTGATGGAAGTTGGGACTCTTTCTTAGGCATTAAGTGGACACAAAAAAATTACGGAAGCAGTATCAAAAAATAA
- a CDS encoding leucine-rich repeat domain-containing protein, translated as MFIRIILLLLIFISSLFISCSNYKATSPYDNNNINNNDNIININDDLYAVGPEATDFDIEYNMREYYKQFNKYKIIVKGNINGSKTLEYIKQIINKEYYKEQKIEVDLSRTTLTSIPQEAFMSSATLSAIVFPETLEEIAISAFQGCTSLTSVTLPSSLSILRHHSFAGCSELQTVIFNDNLKTIANKAFYNCKKLNNVVLPPNITSLETSTFDNCILLTSIKLNDKLEEIGANVFQNCSGLVNISLPSSLTSINSTSFALCTNLKNVEYLGDTPTITDTPFSSSAVPTDLYLPNVPEAPSSNSWDKFLGVTWEADKIHYGQSMPNN; from the coding sequence ATGTTTATAAGAATAATTTTACTATTGTTGATATTTATATCATCATTATTCATTTCATGCAGTAACTATAAGGCAACATCCCCTTATGACAATAATAATATAAATAACAACGATAATATTATTAATATTAATGATGATTTATATGCTGTAGGACCTGAAGCCACTGATTTTGATATAGAATATAATATGAGAGAATATTATAAACAATTTAATAAATATAAAATAATAGTAAAAGGTAATATAAATGGCTCAAAAACATTAGAATATATAAAACAAATTATAAATAAAGAGTACTACAAAGAGCAAAAAATAGAAGTTGATTTGAGCAGAACTACACTTACTAGTATACCTCAAGAAGCATTTATGAGTTCAGCAACATTAAGTGCAATAGTTTTTCCTGAAACATTAGAAGAAATAGCAATATCAGCATTTCAGGGCTGTACTTCTTTAACTTCTGTAACTCTTCCTTCTAGTTTATCTATATTAAGACATCATTCATTTGCAGGATGCAGTGAACTTCAGACAGTAATTTTTAATGATAATCTTAAAACCATAGCAAATAAAGCATTTTATAATTGTAAAAAATTAAATAATGTGGTACTTCCTCCAAATATCACATCATTAGAAACATCAACATTTGATAATTGTATTTTACTTACTTCAATTAAACTAAATGATAAATTAGAAGAAATAGGTGCTAATGTATTTCAAAACTGCAGCGGCCTTGTAAATATATCACTGCCTTCAAGTTTAACCTCTATAAATAGTACATCATTTGCATTATGCACTAATTTAAAAAATGTAGAATATTTAGGAGATACTCCTACTATAACAGATACTCCATTTAGTAGTTCCGCAGTACCTACTGATTTATATCTTCCTAATGTGCCTGAAGCACCTAGCAGTAATAGTTGGGATAAGTTTTTAGGCGTTACTTGGGAGGCTGATAAAATTCATTATGGTCAAAGTATGCCGAATAATTAA
- a CDS encoding Fur family transcriptional regulator yields MNNTRNTIQKQVILNAVRELKNHPTSEEVYNYIKPNFPSISLGTVYRNLNLLSETKEIQKLSIIDDAVRFDHITNDHYHFQCSKCKKLLDIPMEYQKKLDELVSKEYDVDVFKHDIVFTGTCRNCKDC; encoded by the coding sequence ATGAATAATACAAGAAATACAATACAAAAACAGGTTATTTTAAATGCCGTTAGAGAGCTTAAAAATCATCCGACTTCAGAAGAAGTTTATAATTATATAAAACCAAACTTTCCATCTATAAGTTTGGGTACAGTGTATAGAAATCTAAATTTGCTGTCAGAAACTAAAGAGATTCAAAAATTATCTATAATAGATGATGCTGTACGCTTTGATCATATAACTAACGATCATTATCATTTTCAGTGCAGTAAATGCAAAAAATTATTAGATATACCTATGGAATATCAGAAAAAACTAGATGAATTAGTTTCTAAAGAATATGATGTAGATGTATTTAAACATGATATTGTATTTACAGGTACTTGCAGGAATTGTAAAGATTGTTAA
- the holA gene encoding DNA polymerase III subunit delta — MNKVSVKTEIEFQKVKDNYIKEPFKHCIYILTGKERLFKKAFIAAMHSSMFPDEGDSEMNYSVFYDKNDAVGFTPLEVADTPPFGSKLRLIVIYKYNNFQEDFLDYCSNPSATSIVILETESSLDEDPIYKYFSKKKDANNIYFIDFPLPDERDFRGLINAYIIKQGKKISSEAIEYLINNINLDYDSLYSELGKICSYNDKEYLNVEDIADFTYVSKNRNIFDFLDAVFERDRKKCFSIMHRLDQDASNSLTLMMNNFLAVYYMKIFPPQTTLGEISKLTKIPEFILKKKKTSLKLFSLEEILTIISKISYLNTLSVTTPVNIFKAHFELFLFTITK; from the coding sequence ATGAATAAAGTTTCAGTAAAAACAGAGATAGAATTTCAAAAAGTTAAAGATAATTATATAAAAGAACCATTTAAACATTGTATTTATATACTTACAGGTAAAGAAAGACTTTTTAAAAAAGCATTCATAGCAGCTATGCATTCTAGTATGTTTCCAGATGAAGGAGACAGTGAAATGAATTATAGTGTATTTTATGATAAAAATGATGCTGTAGGTTTTACTCCTTTAGAGGTGGCAGATACTCCTCCATTCGGATCTAAATTAAGACTCATAGTAATTTATAAATATAATAATTTTCAGGAAGATTTTTTAGATTATTGTTCAAATCCTTCAGCAACTTCTATAGTTATACTTGAAACAGAAAGTTCATTAGATGAGGATCCTATATATAAATATTTTTCTAAAAAGAAAGATGCTAATAATATATATTTTATAGATTTTCCTCTTCCTGATGAAAGAGATTTCAGAGGATTAATAAATGCTTATATTATTAAACAGGGTAAAAAAATATCTTCTGAAGCTATAGAGTATCTTATTAATAATATAAATTTGGATTATGATTCTCTTTATTCAGAGCTTGGAAAAATATGCAGCTATAATGATAAGGAATATTTAAATGTTGAAGATATAGCAGATTTTACTTATGTATCAAAAAATAGGAATATATTTGATTTTTTAGATGCCGTTTTTGAAAGAGACAGAAAAAAATGCTTTAGTATAATGCATAGATTGGATCAAGATGCTTCAAATTCTTTGACTTTAATGATGAATAATTTTTTGGCTGTATATTATATGAAGATATTTCCGCCTCAAACTACATTGGGAGAAATAAGCAAATTAACTAAAATTCCGGAGTTTATATTAAAAAAGAAAAAAACTTCATTAAAACTGTTTTCATTGGAAGAAATATTAACAATAATATCTAAGATATCATATTTAAATACTTTAAGTGTTACAACACCTGTCAATATTTTTAAGGCTCATTTTGAATTATTTTTATTTACAATAACAAAATAA
- a CDS encoding glycoside hydrolase family 57 protein, translating into MSKGYLALVLHAHLPYVRHPEHENFLEEEWLYEAITETYIPLLDAYDRMVNDGVNFKITMSVTPPLMNMLANELLQNRYVNYIEKLIKLSELECERTSLDPSFHHTAEFYKNKFKKIRDIFVYKYNKNLLNGFRYFLERGNLEIITCGATHGFFPFMQEYPKAIEAQLKMAVKTHERHLGRKPTGIWLGECGFFPGLEKHLANNGIKYFFVDTHGIMYADKVPKYGVYAPLYCSRESRVAAFGRDIESSRSVWSAEVGYPGDFRYREFYRDIGYDLPFEYIKDFIQSNGLRKNTGIKYYRITGKDCPKEPYNPEWAMEAAGEHAGNFMFNREKQIEYLDSVMDRPPIVVSPYDAELFGHWWYEGPMFIEFLMRKIHYDQNTIETITPKEYLERHPVNQISMPSMSSWGANGYGEVWLNGTNGWIYRHLHKAAERMIELAHDYYNETGLYERALNQAARELLLAQSSDWAFIMHTGTMVEYAVNMTKLYIKRFTDLYYAIKNRDLNEEWLRKIEWRDDIFPEMDFRIYN; encoded by the coding sequence ATGTCAAAAGGCTATTTAGCTTTAGTGCTGCATGCTCACTTGCCTTATGTGAGACACCCTGAACATGAAAATTTTTTGGAGGAAGAATGGCTGTATGAAGCTATCACAGAAACTTATATACCTCTATTAGATGCTTATGACAGAATGGTTAATGATGGTGTTAACTTCAAGATAACTATGAGCGTAACTCCTCCTCTTATGAATATGCTTGCCAATGAATTACTTCAAAATAGATATGTTAATTATATAGAAAAATTAATAAAATTATCAGAATTGGAGTGTGAAAGAACTTCATTAGATCCTAGTTTTCATCATACTGCTGAATTTTATAAAAATAAGTTTAAAAAGATAAGAGATATTTTTGTTTATAAATATAATAAAAATTTATTGAATGGTTTCAGATACTTTTTAGAGAGAGGGAATTTAGAGATAATTACCTGCGGTGCAACACATGGATTTTTCCCATTTATGCAGGAATATCCTAAAGCAATAGAAGCCCAATTAAAAATGGCTGTAAAAACTCATGAAAGACATTTAGGCAGAAAGCCTACAGGAATATGGTTGGGCGAATGCGGTTTCTTTCCTGGACTTGAAAAGCATCTTGCCAATAATGGCATTAAATATTTCTTTGTTGATACCCATGGTATAATGTATGCTGATAAAGTACCTAAATACGGAGTTTATGCTCCTTTATACTGTTCAAGAGAGAGTAGGGTAGCAGCTTTCGGAAGAGATATAGAGAGTTCAAGAAGCGTATGGAGTGCCGAAGTAGGTTATCCGGGCGATTTCAGATACAGAGAATTTTATAGAGATATAGGTTATGATTTGCCTTTCGAGTATATTAAAGATTTTATACAGAGCAATGGACTTAGAAAAAATACAGGAATAAAATACTATAGAATTACAGGAAAAGACTGTCCAAAAGAGCCTTATAATCCAGAATGGGCTATGGAGGCAGCAGGAGAGCATGCCGGAAACTTTATGTTCAATAGAGAAAAGCAAATTGAGTATTTAGATTCTGTTATGGACAGACCTCCTATAGTTGTGTCTCCTTATGATGCTGAATTGTTCGGACACTGGTGGTATGAAGGTCCTATGTTTATAGAGTTTTTAATGAGAAAGATACATTATGATCAAAATACTATAGAGACCATTACTCCTAAAGAATATTTGGAAAGACACCCTGTCAATCAAATATCAATGCCTTCAATGTCAAGTTGGGGAGCTAACGGATACGGAGAAGTTTGGCTTAATGGTACTAATGGCTGGATATATAGGCATTTGCATAAAGCTGCTGAGAGAATGATAGAATTAGCACATGATTATTATAATGAAACAGGGCTTTATGAAAGAGCATTGAATCAGGCAGCCCGTGAATTACTGCTTGCTCAAAGCAGCGATTGGGCTTTCATTATGCATACAGGCACTATGGTTGAATATGCTGTTAATATGACAAAATTATATATAAAGAGATTCACAGACCTTTATTATGCTATTAAAAACAGAGATTTAAATGAAGAATGGCTAAGAAAGATAGAGTGGCGTGATGATATATTCCCAGAGATGGATTTTAGAATATACAATTAA
- a CDS encoding LysM peptidoglycan-binding domain-containing protein encodes MRNIFKYASIIGCTFASLNFAADYKDYKVKNGDTLFGIAFAHDMSANEFLKINNIKDPDKYNLKVGEILKVKEKGYTLVYDSDNKVFGLKGEEGNSYKDYKVKNGDTLFGIAFAHGMTANEFLAINNIKDANKYNLRVGETLKVANNQKESNASSSNNTDNNNNTESYDTYKVKSGDTLYGIAFSHGMTASEFLKINNIDDPDKYKLYVGKTMYVKSSKKENNTNNEKEAEKEIEYYTVKSGDTLYGIAFQNDISVNDFLKINNIDDPLKYKLRTGEKLKIYARANTSNAQSKTIKTYKVKNGDTLGEIALKNSMSLKDLLELNNLNNNYVLKIGDTLKIYDNINISSSSKQSSYRTLENYKVKNGDTLSEIALARGMDLVELYSINNINDKYILKVGDTLKVYANPKKTTALVISNYKVQSGDTLYSIAQKHKMDLRDLMQLNNIKNANEYKLYAGANIKIKMAKMVPYSFNDDSLLPESSFIWPYKGIIISGYGVASDKLANRGVNILGDVGDKVIASDDGIVEYADNIRGFGTVIILKHKNGYNTSYAHLSKINVKLGDIVKKGDYIGDIGNTGMIDRSELYFKISYQGRSIDPVKLLPKS; translated from the coding sequence ATGAGAAATATTTTTAAATATGCTTCTATTATAGGATGCACTTTCGCTTCTCTAAATTTTGCTGCTGATTATAAAGATTATAAAGTGAAAAATGGAGATACTTTATTTGGAATAGCATTCGCCCATGATATGAGTGCAAATGAATTTTTAAAAATAAATAATATTAAAGACCCTGATAAATATAATCTTAAAGTTGGAGAAATTTTAAAAGTAAAAGAAAAAGGCTATACTCTTGTATATGATTCTGATAATAAAGTTTTCGGCTTGAAAGGAGAGGAAGGAAACTCATATAAAGATTATAAAGTAAAAAATGGAGATACTCTATTCGGTATAGCATTCGCACATGGAATGACTGCTAATGAATTTCTAGCTATAAATAATATTAAAGATGCCAATAAATACAATCTTAGAGTTGGAGAAACTCTTAAAGTTGCAAACAATCAAAAAGAAAGTAATGCTTCAAGTTCAAATAATACAGATAATAATAATAATACAGAAAGTTATGATACTTATAAAGTAAAAAGCGGAGACACTTTATATGGAATAGCTTTTTCTCATGGCATGACAGCAAGCGAATTTTTGAAGATAAATAATATAGATGATCCTGATAAATATAAACTATATGTAGGTAAAACTATGTATGTGAAATCATCTAAAAAAGAAAATAATACAAATAATGAAAAAGAGGCTGAAAAAGAAATAGAATATTATACTGTTAAAAGCGGCGATACCTTATATGGAATAGCTTTCCAAAATGATATCAGCGTAAATGATTTTCTAAAAATTAATAATATAGATGATCCTTTAAAATATAAATTAAGAACAGGCGAAAAATTAAAAATATATGCAAGAGCAAATACATCTAATGCACAAAGCAAAACTATAAAAACATATAAAGTAAAAAATGGAGATACTCTTGGAGAAATAGCATTAAAAAATTCTATGTCTTTAAAAGATCTGCTTGAGTTAAATAATCTTAATAATAATTATGTACTAAAAATCGGAGATACTTTAAAAATATATGATAATATTAATATAAGCAGTTCTTCAAAACAATCTTCATATAGAACCTTAGAAAATTATAAAGTAAAAAATGGAGATACTTTAAGCGAAATAGCATTAGCAAGAGGAATGGATTTAGTAGAATTATATTCCATAAATAATATAAATGACAAATATATTTTGAAAGTTGGAGATACTCTTAAAGTATATGCTAATCCTAAAAAAACTACTGCTTTAGTAATATCAAATTATAAAGTACAAAGCGGAGATACTTTATATTCAATAGCTCAGAAACATAAAATGGATTTAAGAGATTTAATGCAGCTTAATAATATAAAAAATGCTAATGAATATAAATTATATGCAGGGGCAAATATAAAAATAAAAATGGCAAAAATGGTTCCATACTCTTTTAATGATGACAGCTTATTGCCTGAAAGTTCTTTTATATGGCCTTATAAAGGAATAATAATTTCAGGATATGGAGTAGCTTCTGATAAACTTGCAAACAGAGGTGTAAATATATTAGGAGATGTAGGCGATAAAGTTATAGCTTCTGATGACGGAATCGTAGAATATGCTGATAATATAAGAGGATTCGGTACTGTTATCATACTTAAACATAAAAACGGATATAATACTTCTTATGCTCATCTTTCTAAAATAAATGTTAAACTTGGGGATATTGTGAAAAAAGGCGATTATATAGGAGATATAGGAAATACAGGTATGATAGACAGAAGCGAATTATATTTTAAAATTTCTTATCAGGGAAGATCTATAGATCCTGTAAAACTTCTTCCAAAAAGCTAA
- a CDS encoding late competence development ComFB family protein, whose translation MYLVNLMEQKVSKLADSYLREKNIPVNTNMRMDIIAYTLNRVQPQYVTSARGVLHSYNKDPIQSNTEILSIIADACEIVTRRKENTLLESVPSIDESGYYLTYPSIMGNITASNNFEKIENALVYIFCEGKILQGYGVNFPNPAIVSSNVPGKFMFCFMPKKVDSNDEVEVKLNIVIESEKFMQYENVLTFKLKPSYYNAGDMPLFSIEEVNDILLIENHNIPS comes from the coding sequence ATGTATTTAGTAAATCTTATGGAACAAAAAGTTTCAAAACTAGCAGACTCATACTTAAGAGAAAAAAATATTCCCGTTAATACTAATATGCGTATGGATATAATAGCTTATACCTTGAATAGAGTTCAGCCTCAGTATGTTACAAGTGCCAGAGGAGTTCTTCATAGTTATAATAAAGATCCCATACAAAGCAATACGGAAATATTGAGTATTATAGCAGATGCCTGTGAAATAGTTACTAGAAGAAAGGAAAATACATTACTTGAGTCGGTTCCTTCTATTGATGAAAGCGGATATTATTTAACTTATCCTAGTATAATGGGTAATATTACGGCTTCTAATAATTTTGAAAAAATAGAAAATGCTTTAGTTTATATATTTTGCGAAGGAAAGATATTGCAAGGCTATGGAGTTAATTTTCCTAATCCTGCTATAGTATCAAGCAATGTTCCCGGTAAATTTATGTTCTGCTTTATGCCGAAAAAAGTTGATTCTAATGATGAGGTTGAAGTTAAACTTAATATAGTGATAGAATCAGAAAAGTTTATGCAATATGAAAATGTATTAACTTTCAAATTGAAGCCTTCATACTATAATGCAGGAGATATGCCTCTGTTTTCTATAGAAGAGGTTAATGATATACTACTTATAGAAAATCATAATATACCTAGTTAA